In Opitutaceae bacterium TAV5, one genomic interval encodes:
- a CDS encoding heme biosynthesis protein HemY, giving the protein MITLSPRAADQIRLMQRENDAGEKVLRVLVESGGCSGFQYGMSFDEPKPDDARFESEGVPMLVDPTSLAYLDGSVIEFDDGLQGKGFEIRNPNAQSTCGCGKSFS; this is encoded by the coding sequence ATGATCACACTCAGCCCGCGCGCCGCCGACCAGATCCGTCTCATGCAACGTGAAAACGATGCCGGGGAAAAAGTGCTGCGCGTGCTGGTCGAGTCCGGCGGCTGCTCGGGTTTCCAGTACGGCATGTCGTTTGACGAACCGAAGCCGGACGATGCCCGTTTCGAGAGCGAAGGCGTGCCGATGCTGGTGGACCCGACGAGCCTCGCCTATCTCGACGGATCGGTGATCGAATTCGACGACGGGCTGCAAGGGAAGGGATTCGAGATCCGGAACCCCAACGCGCAGAGCACCTGCGGCTGCGGCAAGTCGTTCAGCTGA
- a CDS encoding LacI family transcriptional regulator: MTIGARRLTVLASQPSFAMPPRITLDDVAAAAGVATSTVSRALRSHSRIPRETRERIRKIADSMGYRPDPLLTALAVRHRLKAAFSGVTTIAYVTNSRDFVRRRKMAGRTASPGMTAESNYQEICLAGAKARAEELGYQLEPFGIEEIEMPEQRLSDILYARGICGVCVAPMATFDDRLALDWSHFSCAAIGYSLKSPVLHRSAAHHFQGILLALEELKRLGHRRIGVTLAAATDKRVGELWHAGFLLCKQHARSPRLSLLIQENAPSSRQAALDWYCREKPDAILGNATTKNWLEAAGVKIPQEVDFTFLHWRPGDRPLGGIDQQTERVAAAAIDLVVDQIQRNERGIPDSPKTVLVNGIWRAGGGVPAV, encoded by the coding sequence TTGACCATCGGGGCGCGCCGCCTCACGGTCCTTGCCTCTCAGCCGTCTTTTGCGATGCCTCCCCGTATTACACTGGATGATGTGGCTGCGGCCGCGGGTGTGGCCACGTCCACGGTCTCCCGCGCCCTGCGCTCCCATTCGCGCATCCCGCGCGAGACGCGCGAGCGCATTCGCAAGATTGCCGACTCGATGGGCTACCGCCCCGATCCGCTGTTGACGGCCCTGGCGGTGCGACATCGGCTCAAGGCGGCCTTTTCAGGCGTCACGACCATCGCCTACGTGACGAACAGCCGCGATTTTGTCCGGCGCCGGAAAATGGCCGGGAGAACCGCATCCCCGGGCATGACAGCCGAAAGCAACTACCAGGAGATTTGCCTGGCCGGGGCCAAGGCGCGTGCAGAGGAACTGGGCTATCAACTGGAACCGTTCGGCATCGAGGAAATCGAGATGCCGGAGCAGCGCCTGAGCGACATCCTCTATGCACGCGGCATCTGCGGGGTCTGCGTTGCGCCGATGGCGACATTTGACGACCGGCTGGCGCTGGACTGGAGCCATTTCTCGTGCGCGGCCATCGGCTATTCCCTGAAATCCCCCGTGCTGCACCGCTCCGCAGCCCATCACTTTCAGGGCATCCTGCTGGCGCTGGAAGAACTGAAGCGACTCGGGCACCGGAGAATCGGCGTCACACTCGCCGCCGCCACCGACAAACGGGTCGGCGAACTCTGGCACGCCGGGTTTTTGTTGTGCAAACAACACGCACGCAGCCCGCGGCTCTCCCTCCTGATCCAGGAAAACGCGCCCTCCTCGAGGCAGGCGGCCCTGGACTGGTATTGCAGGGAAAAGCCGGACGCCATTCTGGGCAACGCCACGACAAAAAACTGGCTGGAGGCGGCAGGTGTGAAGATTCCGCAGGAGGTCGATTTCACGTTCCTGCACTGGCGGCCGGGGGACCGTCCGCTCGGAGGCATCGACCAGCAGACCGAGCGGGTGGCGGCGGCGGCGATCGATCTGGTGGTGGATCAAATCCAGCGCAATGAACGCGGCATCCCGGATTCACCCAAGACAGTGCTGGTGAATGGCATCTGGCGGGCGGGCGGCGGCGTGCCCGCCGTCTGA
- a CDS encoding MFS transporter, with product MSAVASAAPAKTWTVGTLTYTSGGLVVLFCWLLFGDFSWSMRERSVGPMAQWYLNQLKVPNLLFGLLLSSFPALIGVTLGPVISVKSDRHRGRWGRRIPFLLVTTPIAALGMIGIAVTPLVARWVHGFFPEQSEMVVAVVCFGVFWTAFEFATIAAQSVFGGLINDVVPKPLLGRFHGLFRAVSLIDGMIFNYWIMGKVPDHFTLILCIIGVFYGTAFMWVCFKVKEGNYPPPPAPASPPGGAQNAKTRGHLSGYFHETRRYCKECFTNPYYLSIFIFIKVAALGIAPVNTFAIPYARSLGVNMEVYGKFLALTYLISLSLSFFLGWLADVFHPLRMAIVMLVGYIAVTAWGSIYATTPTTFLIAWVAHGVLSGCYFTSVASLGQRLFPHTKYAQFASAAGICTAFANMTMAPLMGLAIDQTGGVFRYTFTVGCTLSVVALFAGLYVYRKFMKLGGPKGYVAPE from the coding sequence GTGTCCGCCGTCGCTTCCGCCGCCCCTGCCAAAACCTGGACGGTCGGCACGCTCACCTACACCAGCGGTGGTCTGGTAGTCCTCTTCTGCTGGTTGCTCTTTGGTGATTTCTCGTGGTCGATGCGCGAGCGTTCTGTCGGGCCGATGGCGCAATGGTATCTGAACCAGTTGAAGGTGCCCAATCTTCTCTTCGGCCTGCTCCTCAGTTCGTTTCCCGCGCTGATCGGCGTGACGCTCGGGCCGGTCATCAGCGTCAAGTCCGACCGCCACCGCGGACGCTGGGGGCGCCGCATCCCGTTTCTGCTGGTGACGACGCCGATCGCGGCGCTCGGCATGATCGGCATCGCGGTGACGCCGCTTGTCGCGCGTTGGGTGCACGGGTTTTTCCCGGAGCAGAGCGAGATGGTCGTCGCTGTCGTGTGCTTCGGCGTGTTCTGGACGGCGTTCGAGTTTGCCACCATCGCCGCCCAATCCGTCTTTGGCGGGCTGATCAACGACGTCGTGCCGAAGCCGTTGCTGGGTCGCTTTCACGGGCTGTTCCGCGCCGTCAGCCTGATTGACGGGATGATCTTCAACTACTGGATCATGGGCAAGGTGCCCGATCACTTCACGCTGATCCTCTGCATCATCGGCGTGTTTTATGGCACGGCCTTCATGTGGGTGTGTTTCAAGGTCAAGGAAGGCAACTATCCTCCGCCGCCCGCCCCGGCATCGCCGCCGGGAGGGGCGCAGAACGCGAAAACCAGGGGGCATCTTTCCGGATATTTTCACGAGACCAGACGCTACTGCAAAGAGTGCTTCACCAACCCCTATTATCTCTCGATTTTCATCTTTATCAAGGTGGCCGCGCTCGGTATCGCTCCGGTCAATACATTTGCCATTCCCTACGCCCGCAGCCTCGGCGTGAACATGGAGGTCTATGGGAAATTTCTCGCGCTGACGTATCTGATTTCACTCAGCCTCTCGTTTTTTCTCGGATGGCTGGCCGATGTGTTTCATCCCCTGCGTATGGCCATTGTCATGCTGGTCGGATACATTGCCGTCACCGCCTGGGGCAGCATTTACGCGACGACGCCCACTACGTTTCTCATCGCCTGGGTGGCGCACGGCGTGCTCTCCGGCTGCTACTTCACGAGCGTGGCCTCGCTCGGCCAGCGGCTGTTTCCGCACACGAAATACGCCCAGTTTGCCTCCGCCGCCGGCATCTGCACGGCCTTCGCCAACATGACCATGGCTCCGCTGATGGGCCTCGCGATCGACCAGACCGGAGGCGTGTTTCGCTACACGTTTACGGTGGGTTGCACCTTATCGGTGGTAGCCCTTTTCGCCGGACTTTACGTTTACAGGAAATTCATGAAGCTCGGCGGCCCCAAGGGTTATGTCGCTCCGGAATAA
- a CDS encoding alpha-galactosidase, which yields MLGPLIAGLAGIALSGGVCIQTAAFANDGPASVARSVLAATSGQPDFTIDPPAPAAGAATVDAARFGVSENNSGEENEAAFRRALDHCRETGAARLTVPRGRYRIGRFVPGKGSRQASGGIIELRDFKDFTFDAQGAQFVFGSRRDFFVIDTCERVLVTGFTMDWNRDLEPPQSHGIISRVDPAGNFIEVEFPDDQPAGPEMTFYEIIELDPVTLDVRHTTGKPITGVYFMDLSRTEQVRPGVLRFYHHANRHGAGWLGRQGYAPGQHYLFMRLRYESHGIVLRNVVHGTLSDITIHGTRGHGIVGAEGSHHYRIRRVRMIRSPDRAFGFSSAADGIHIGGSSGWLKIEDCELAQNGDDCVNVHDNFPSGVRRSPDRPDTLVHETAPQWRYRFEPADLVELRNADLSPAGFSSRVVGVYYKRGGGFSLTLADPLPSGLVQGDRGFVLFNRRFDSGHYRIRNNVFRDNRGRGLLIRTHSGTIEGNRFVRNFYPGMHVSAGYGSYGEGFGPENIIIRDNHFENTHSAEWREHGDAPGDLAIHVEAPAGIEPARLCRNIVVENNRFVNSRPPEISVSAAENILVRGNRFARPAFADRSNASPGVVVTHSANVAEQGNITEVVPASATPAPATIP from the coding sequence ATGCTCGGCCCTCTGATCGCGGGTCTTGCGGGCATCGCGTTGTCGGGGGGAGTCTGTATCCAGACAGCAGCGTTTGCGAATGACGGACCGGCTTCCGTGGCCCGGTCTGTCCTTGCGGCAACGAGCGGGCAACCGGATTTCACCATCGATCCGCCGGCCCCGGCAGCCGGTGCCGCAACCGTGGATGCAGCCCGGTTCGGCGTGAGCGAAAACAACAGCGGGGAGGAAAACGAGGCCGCCTTCCGTCGTGCGCTCGATCATTGCCGGGAAACCGGCGCCGCGCGCCTCACCGTGCCCCGCGGCCGCTATCGCATCGGCCGTTTCGTGCCGGGAAAAGGCAGCCGGCAGGCGAGCGGAGGCATCATCGAGCTGCGCGATTTCAAGGACTTCACCTTCGATGCGCAGGGGGCGCAGTTCGTGTTCGGGAGCAGGCGGGATTTTTTTGTGATCGATACCTGCGAGCGCGTGCTCGTCACCGGTTTCACGATGGACTGGAACCGCGACCTGGAGCCGCCGCAGAGCCACGGGATTATCAGCCGGGTCGATCCGGCGGGCAACTTCATCGAGGTCGAATTTCCGGACGATCAGCCGGCCGGACCGGAGATGACGTTTTACGAGATCATCGAACTCGATCCCGTCACGCTCGACGTGCGTCACACCACGGGCAAACCCATCACCGGGGTGTATTTCATGGACCTGTCCCGAACAGAGCAGGTGCGTCCCGGCGTGTTGCGTTTTTACCACCATGCAAACCGGCACGGAGCCGGATGGCTGGGACGGCAGGGCTACGCGCCGGGCCAGCATTACCTGTTCATGCGCCTGCGCTACGAATCGCACGGCATCGTGCTGCGCAATGTCGTCCACGGCACGCTCTCCGACATCACGATCCACGGCACGCGGGGTCACGGCATCGTCGGGGCGGAGGGGAGCCATCATTACCGGATCCGGCGCGTCCGGATGATCCGGTCTCCGGATCGCGCCTTCGGCTTCAGCAGCGCGGCCGACGGCATCCACATCGGCGGCTCCTCCGGCTGGCTGAAAATCGAAGACTGCGAACTCGCGCAAAACGGCGACGACTGCGTCAACGTGCACGACAATTTCCCGTCCGGCGTGAGGCGCAGCCCGGACCGGCCCGACACCCTCGTCCACGAGACCGCGCCGCAATGGCGTTATCGTTTCGAGCCGGCCGACCTCGTCGAGCTGCGCAATGCGGACCTGTCGCCCGCCGGATTTTCGTCGCGTGTAGTGGGTGTTTACTACAAGAGGGGCGGAGGATTTTCACTGACGCTTGCCGACCCGCTCCCGTCCGGACTCGTCCAGGGCGACAGGGGATTCGTCCTGTTCAACCGCCGTTTCGACTCCGGCCACTACCGGATTCGCAACAACGTGTTTCGCGACAACCGCGGGCGTGGCCTGCTCATCCGCACGCATTCCGGCACCATCGAGGGAAACCGCTTCGTGCGGAACTTTTATCCGGGCATGCACGTGTCCGCCGGTTACGGGAGCTACGGCGAAGGTTTCGGCCCGGAGAATATCATTATCCGAGACAACCATTTTGAGAATACCCATTCGGCGGAGTGGAGGGAACACGGCGACGCGCCGGGCGATCTGGCGATCCACGTCGAGGCGCCGGCCGGGATCGAGCCGGCGCGCCTGTGCCGGAACATCGTCGTGGAGAACAACCGCTTCGTGAATTCGCGTCCGCCGGAGATTTCTGTTTCGGCGGCGGAAAACATCCTCGTCCGCGGCAACCGTTTTGCGCGTCCCGCCTTCGCTGACCGGAGCAACGCCTCGCCCGGCGTCGTGGTGACGCACTCGGCAAACGTGGCCGAGCAGGGCAATATCACCGAAGTCGTCCCGGCGTCCGCCACACCAGCTCCCGCAACCATCCCGTAA
- a CDS encoding acetylesterase, whose amino-acid sequence MHTLSLSRIIRAISVFSVVLAALFIAGSLAAEVALPAIFSNHMVLQRAANVPVWGTAEPGERITLSLAGQTIETTAGADGRWTTSLNLQETAQGPFTMTVRGKNRITIDDVLVGEVWLASGQSNMEFSLERTLDAEAEIARSARPGIRQFAVESASSRKPLADCKGRWIVAAPETTGKFSALAWYFAQKLEATLQTPVGIINSSWGGSPAEGWMSAEAIDTIPELKSARARQARAAAAYPAQKKRFVDAFSAWLKKTGREDRAAAATADNIAAFASANIPVSGQSEWTPVTLSGTSGVTSATPVLPVSFGALWLRQEVVIPAYVAGRKLRIDISSLDGYETVCWDGRIVGQTTFRSDPGQGSLRRAWIAEEDVREGRHILAIRIWSPAAPIRFGGVPRANLVNLSREWMAKVEYTLPSLPVDAAPPRPPPALPRANRAAVGIFNAMIHPLVPFAIHGVIWYQGEANAGRAWQYRTTFPLLIEDWRRQWGRDGQDGRDVLPFYFCQLPAYRDKQPEAGKDSSWLELREAQSQALRLPRTGQAVLVDTGEAADIHPRDKRTPGERLAQLVLAREYGRNFPSSGPVWRSMTIEDGKIRIRFDDTNGGLKAGALPAVYPVNTLAGRTAPLVRNSPGSELEGFAVCGEDRRWVWAEARIDADAGDSVIVWSDKVPRPVAVRYAWADNPTCNLVNGEGLPAAPFRTDDFPAMTRDAIYR is encoded by the coding sequence ATGCACACCCTGTCTCTCTCCCGGATCATCCGCGCTATTTCTGTTTTCAGCGTCGTTCTCGCGGCCTTGTTCATCGCCGGATCGCTCGCCGCCGAAGTTGCCCTGCCGGCGATTTTTTCGAATCACATGGTTCTCCAGCGGGCGGCGAATGTGCCCGTGTGGGGAACGGCCGAGCCTGGCGAACGCATCACGCTATCGCTCGCCGGACAGACGATCGAAACCACGGCCGGCGCCGATGGGCGCTGGACGACATCGCTCAACCTTCAGGAGACAGCGCAAGGTCCATTCACGATGACTGTCCGGGGGAAAAACCGGATTACGATCGACGATGTGCTGGTGGGCGAGGTGTGGCTGGCTTCCGGGCAATCCAACATGGAATTTTCCCTCGAAAGGACTCTCGATGCGGAAGCGGAAATCGCCCGCTCCGCCAGGCCGGGCATCCGCCAGTTTGCCGTGGAATCCGCGTCGTCACGGAAACCTCTGGCGGATTGCAAGGGCCGGTGGATCGTCGCCGCGCCCGAAACCACCGGCAAGTTTTCGGCGCTTGCCTGGTATTTTGCTCAAAAACTCGAAGCCACCCTGCAAACGCCGGTCGGCATCATCAATAGTTCCTGGGGCGGTTCTCCGGCCGAAGGCTGGATGAGCGCCGAGGCCATCGACACCATTCCGGAACTGAAGTCTGCCCGTGCCCGGCAGGCAAGGGCTGCGGCTGCTTACCCGGCGCAGAAAAAGCGCTTTGTGGACGCGTTCTCCGCCTGGCTGAAAAAGACCGGACGCGAGGACCGTGCCGCCGCGGCGACGGCAGACAACATCGCCGCCTTTGCCAGCGCGAATATCCCTGTTTCCGGTCAAAGCGAATGGACGCCGGTTACCTTGTCCGGAACGTCCGGCGTCACCTCTGCTACGCCTGTATTGCCGGTTTCTTTTGGCGCTCTCTGGTTGCGCCAGGAGGTTGTCATTCCAGCGTATGTAGCGGGCAGGAAACTACGCATCGATATCTCCTCCCTGGATGGTTACGAAACCGTCTGCTGGGATGGCCGCATCGTCGGCCAGACGACATTCCGGAGCGATCCCGGCCAGGGTTCCCTGCGTCGCGCCTGGATCGCGGAAGAGGACGTCCGCGAAGGGAGGCACATCCTGGCGATCCGCATCTGGTCTCCGGCGGCGCCGATACGCTTCGGTGGTGTGCCTCGCGCCAATCTGGTGAACCTGAGCCGGGAGTGGATGGCCAAAGTCGAATACACGCTTCCGTCCCTGCCGGTAGACGCCGCGCCGCCCCGTCCGCCTCCTGCGCTGCCCCGTGCCAACAGAGCGGCGGTCGGGATTTTCAACGCCATGATTCACCCGCTCGTGCCTTTTGCGATTCACGGTGTGATCTGGTATCAGGGCGAGGCCAATGCCGGTCGTGCCTGGCAATACCGCACCACGTTTCCTCTCCTGATCGAGGACTGGCGCAGGCAATGGGGACGCGACGGGCAGGATGGCCGCGATGTGCTGCCCTTTTATTTCTGCCAGCTCCCGGCCTACCGCGACAAGCAGCCCGAGGCGGGCAAGGACAGCTCCTGGCTCGAACTGCGCGAAGCGCAGTCGCAGGCGCTCAGGCTGCCTCGCACCGGGCAGGCGGTTCTCGTGGATACTGGGGAGGCCGCCGACATTCACCCGCGCGACAAGCGGACTCCCGGAGAGCGTCTCGCGCAGCTCGTGCTGGCGCGCGAGTATGGCCGGAACTTTCCGTCTTCCGGACCGGTCTGGCGGTCGATGACGATCGAGGACGGAAAGATTCGCATCCGCTTCGACGATACGAATGGCGGTTTGAAGGCGGGCGCTCTCCCCGCCGTTTACCCGGTGAACACGCTGGCCGGACGGACCGCCCCGCTCGTGCGCAACAGCCCCGGCAGCGAACTGGAGGGTTTTGCCGTGTGCGGCGAGGATCGCCGGTGGGTGTGGGCCGAGGCCCGGATCGATGCGGACGCCGGAGATTCCGTCATTGTCTGGTCGGACAAGGTTCCCCGTCCCGTCGCGGTCCGTTACGCCTGGGCGGACAATCCGACCTGCAACCTTGTCAACGGCGAGGGCCTGCCCGCCGCGCCTTTCCGCACGGACGACTTCCCGGCCATGACGCGGGACGCGATTTACCGGTGA
- a CDS encoding inositol monophosphatase, whose product MSSRIEAAKRAVMAQTELMHREFGRAQSNWKYDGTRVTPVDVAISENIFRELAAQFPDDELLSEELTETERPIPLVKRFAWVLDPIDGTNNYALGIAHCAISLALLENGVPVYGVIYDLARRVLMHGGPGFGVRDGEREVRVQPAPEATKDRTLLGFHSPMDREYAKEAAIIMEHFKIRGLGSSTLHLAYVAAGILGGTVDHNVRVWDIAAAVPLCLAAGGEVRYRSVSPFPLRSFNLRMDRIRYVAGNAAVCDRVEALLGK is encoded by the coding sequence TTGTCATCCCGCATCGAGGCCGCGAAGCGCGCCGTCATGGCGCAGACGGAGCTGATGCACCGCGAGTTCGGCCGCGCGCAGAGCAACTGGAAATACGACGGCACACGGGTGACGCCGGTGGACGTGGCGATTTCGGAGAATATTTTCAGGGAACTGGCCGCGCAGTTTCCGGACGACGAGCTGCTGAGCGAGGAGCTGACGGAGACAGAGCGCCCGATCCCGCTCGTGAAGCGGTTCGCGTGGGTGCTCGATCCGATCGACGGCACCAACAACTACGCGCTGGGCATCGCGCACTGCGCGATCTCGCTGGCGTTGCTGGAAAACGGCGTGCCGGTGTATGGCGTGATTTACGATCTGGCGCGTCGCGTGCTGATGCACGGCGGACCGGGTTTCGGCGTGAGGGACGGCGAGCGGGAGGTGCGGGTGCAGCCGGCGCCGGAGGCGACGAAGGACCGGACGCTGCTCGGCTTTCACAGCCCGATGGATCGGGAGTACGCGAAGGAGGCGGCGATCATCATGGAGCATTTCAAGATTCGCGGGCTGGGGAGCAGCACCCTGCACCTGGCTTACGTGGCAGCAGGCATTCTGGGCGGCACGGTGGACCACAACGTGCGCGTGTGGGACATCGCGGCGGCGGTGCCGCTGTGCCTCGCGGCGGGCGGCGAAGTGCGCTACCGCAGCGTATCGCCATTTCCGTTACGCAGTTTCAACCTGAGGATGGACCGCATCCGCTACGTGGCGGGCAACGCCGCGGTGTGCGACCGGGTGGAGGCGTTGCTGGGGAAGTGA
- a CDS encoding glycogen phosphorylase has product MPASSKSKSKKTTASAATGARSSGKTLPPFYPSAVDSSTPTASGNGSDVDATRIKNAILRHLTNTLGRDSHTATNRDWWLATAHAIREYIHCRLIATQGVHNRQNSRRLYYLSLEYLMGRLMENNLHNTGLYTQTLQALKELGIEWEAIRESEVDMGLGNGGLGRLAACFLDSLATLDLPAIGYGIHYEFGLFKQEFVNGAQVEHPDNWMIFGTPWELVRAENTQTVQIYGRVEQVFDDKGNAHPRWVDTKTFLGVPYDIPIAGYGTETVNLLRLWASRSTEEFDLAAFNSGGYVEAVREKAVGETVSKVLYPNDKTENGKELRLVQQYFFVTCSLRDLIRRHFREKGNTWENFSEKVAIQLNDTHPAIAVAELQRILVDEENLPWDTAWQTVTATFGYTNHTLLPEALEKWSVPLFTRVLPRHAQIIFEINRRLLAHVETVWPGDNDKKRTLSLVEENGGKSFRMANLAVVGSHAVNGVAALHTELLKKDLFPDFNALYPGKFQNKTNGITPRRWLEASNPRLAALLTETLGNNKWVRDLNLLRGLEPHADKPDFQKRFMDIKRENKVELAAIIKADCGVEVSPDALFDVQIKRLHEYKRQHLNLLHILTLYRRLLQNPSLDIVPRVFIFGAKAAPGYDLAKNIIRAINIIGDRINNDIRTRGLLKVAFLPNYRVSLAERIIPAADISEQISTAGKEASGTGNMKLALNGALTVGTLDGANVEIKEEVGDENIFIFGMTVDQVEALNARGYHPWDYYHADEELRAVVDWLGSDYFTPGEHGAFWPLHHSLLDGGDPFKVLADYRAYVECHEKVDAAYRDKSAWAKKAILNTARVGFFSSDRTIAEYARDIWRLPPVAVVS; this is encoded by the coding sequence ATGCCAGCCTCATCCAAATCGAAGTCGAAGAAAACAACCGCCTCCGCCGCCACCGGCGCCCGATCCTCCGGCAAAACCCTCCCTCCCTTTTACCCTTCCGCAGTCGATTCCTCCACGCCGACAGCTTCCGGCAACGGCTCCGATGTCGATGCCACCCGCATCAAGAACGCCATCCTCCGCCACCTGACCAACACCCTCGGCCGCGATTCGCACACCGCCACCAACCGTGACTGGTGGCTCGCCACCGCCCACGCCATCCGCGAGTACATCCACTGCCGCCTCATCGCCACCCAGGGCGTCCACAACCGGCAAAATTCCCGCCGCCTCTACTACCTCTCGCTCGAGTACCTCATGGGCCGCCTGATGGAGAACAATCTCCACAACACCGGCCTCTACACGCAGACCCTCCAGGCCCTCAAGGAACTCGGCATCGAGTGGGAAGCCATCCGCGAATCCGAAGTCGACATGGGTCTCGGCAACGGCGGCCTCGGCCGGCTCGCCGCCTGTTTCCTCGACTCGCTCGCCACGCTCGACCTTCCCGCCATCGGCTACGGCATCCACTACGAATTCGGCCTCTTCAAACAGGAATTCGTCAACGGCGCCCAGGTCGAGCACCCCGACAACTGGATGATCTTCGGCACCCCTTGGGAGCTCGTCCGCGCCGAGAACACCCAGACCGTGCAAATCTACGGCCGCGTCGAACAGGTCTTCGATGACAAGGGCAACGCCCATCCCCGGTGGGTCGATACCAAAACCTTCCTCGGCGTCCCCTACGACATCCCCATCGCCGGCTACGGCACCGAAACCGTCAACCTCCTCCGTCTCTGGGCCTCGCGCTCCACCGAGGAATTCGACCTGGCCGCCTTCAACAGCGGCGGCTATGTCGAGGCCGTCCGCGAAAAAGCCGTGGGCGAGACCGTCTCGAAGGTGCTTTACCCGAACGACAAGACCGAGAACGGCAAGGAGCTCCGCCTCGTGCAGCAGTACTTTTTTGTCACCTGCTCCCTGCGCGATCTCATCCGCCGCCACTTCCGCGAGAAGGGCAACACCTGGGAGAATTTTTCGGAAAAAGTCGCCATCCAGCTCAACGACACCCATCCCGCCATCGCCGTGGCCGAGCTCCAGCGCATTCTCGTGGACGAGGAAAATCTTCCCTGGGACACCGCCTGGCAGACCGTCACCGCCACCTTCGGCTACACCAACCACACGCTCCTGCCCGAGGCGCTCGAAAAGTGGAGCGTGCCTCTCTTCACGCGCGTCCTCCCGCGTCACGCCCAGATCATTTTCGAGATCAACCGCCGTCTCCTGGCGCACGTCGAGACGGTCTGGCCCGGCGACAACGACAAAAAACGCACGCTCTCCCTGGTCGAGGAAAACGGCGGCAAATCCTTCCGCATGGCCAATCTCGCCGTCGTCGGCTCGCATGCCGTCAACGGCGTCGCCGCCCTCCACACCGAACTCCTGAAAAAAGACCTCTTCCCCGACTTCAACGCGCTCTATCCGGGCAAATTCCAGAACAAGACCAACGGCATCACGCCCCGTCGCTGGCTCGAGGCCTCCAACCCGCGCCTCGCCGCGCTCCTGACCGAAACCCTCGGCAACAACAAGTGGGTGCGCGATCTCAATCTCCTGCGCGGCCTCGAACCCCATGCCGACAAGCCCGACTTCCAGAAGAGGTTCATGGACATCAAGCGCGAGAACAAGGTCGAGCTCGCCGCCATCATCAAGGCGGACTGCGGCGTCGAAGTCTCGCCCGACGCGCTCTTCGACGTGCAGATCAAGCGTCTCCACGAATACAAGCGGCAGCACCTGAACCTGCTGCACATCCTCACGCTCTACCGCCGCCTCCTGCAAAACCCGTCGCTCGACATCGTGCCGCGCGTTTTCATCTTCGGCGCCAAGGCCGCCCCCGGCTACGACCTCGCCAAAAACATCATTCGCGCGATCAACATCATCGGCGACCGCATCAACAACGACATCCGTACCCGCGGCCTGCTCAAGGTCGCCTTCCTGCCCAACTACCGCGTGTCGCTCGCCGAGCGCATCATCCCCGCCGCCGACATTTCCGAGCAGATCTCGACCGCAGGCAAGGAAGCCTCCGGCACCGGCAACATGAAGCTCGCCCTCAACGGCGCGCTCACCGTCGGCACGCTCGACGGGGCCAATGTCGAAATAAAAGAAGAGGTCGGCGACGAAAACATCTTCATCTTCGGCATGACGGTGGATCAGGTCGAGGCGCTCAACGCCCGCGGGTATCATCCCTGGGACTACTATCACGCCGACGAGGAGCTCCGCGCCGTGGTCGACTGGCTCGGTTCCGACTACTTCACTCCCGGCGAGCACGGCGCCTTCTGGCCGCTGCATCACAGCCTGCTCGACGGCGGTGATCCGTTCAAGGTGCTCGCCGACTATCGCGCCTATGTGGAGTGTCACGAAAAAGTGGATGCGGCCTACCGTGACAAGTCCGCCTGGGCGAAAAAGGCGATCCTCAACACCGCCCGCGTCGGCTTTTTCAGCAGCGACCGCACGATTGCCGAATACGCCCGCGACATCTGGCGCCTCCCGCCCGTCGCCGTCGTTTCCTGA